Proteins co-encoded in one Desulfitobacterium hafniense DCB-2 genomic window:
- a CDS encoding bacteriohemerythrin, whose amino-acid sequence MLKWKDEYSIGVEEIDEQHKHLFEIGNEIYDLLENYLLPDKYDKIIQIIAELKEYTVHHFQTEEELMLKIKYPGYFKQKVAHDDFIKEVESVDFSAIDQDQDGHTRKLLEFIFGWVLDHILKSDLGIKSFMQITR is encoded by the coding sequence ATGTTAAAGTGGAAAGACGAATACTCCATCGGAGTAGAAGAAATCGATGAACAGCATAAGCATCTGTTCGAAATCGGCAATGAGATCTATGATTTGTTGGAAAACTACTTGCTGCCGGATAAGTACGATAAGATCATTCAAATCATCGCCGAGCTTAAGGAATATACTGTTCACCACTTCCAAACAGAAGAAGAGCTGATGCTTAAAATCAAGTACCCAGGCTACTTCAAACAAAAAGTAGCCCATGACGATTTCATCAAAGAAGTGGAGTCCGTTGACTTCTCTGCTATTGATCAGGATCAGGATGGACATACCCGCAAGCTTTTGGAGTTCATCTTTGGGTGGGTCTTGGACCATATTCTCAAGAGCGATCTTGGCATTAAGAGTTTTATGCAGATAACACGCTAG
- a CDS encoding HD-GYP domain-containing protein: MKRIVCPKDYYNEQGLLLSAKGTKITLSQFLRLQRKYDFLSETEANERTLASYEKIKQKICRKDERYKRADDQLLDQASALLVNIVFESKRKPWYMYLTALGNHINWLYTHSIDVALLSLMMAIESGVSQRSLWDLGVGGILHDVGKLLIPKKIIQKRTELSDIEKDILRQHCELGVECTTDCAFPILSQDIIAQHHERLDGSGYPNQLQEGQINEYVKIVMIADAFDTITAGRPYRKTVEVEEALAYLEDQEGAFSRMYLETLKNILVRP; the protein is encoded by the coding sequence ATGAAAAGAATTGTTTGCCCAAAGGATTATTACAATGAGCAAGGACTTCTTTTATCAGCTAAGGGAACAAAAATTACCTTAAGTCAATTTTTGAGGCTGCAGAGAAAATACGATTTTTTATCTGAGACAGAGGCGAATGAAAGAACATTGGCATCATACGAAAAAATTAAACAAAAAATATGTAGAAAAGATGAGCGATATAAACGAGCCGACGACCAATTGCTTGACCAGGCCAGTGCCTTGCTTGTCAATATCGTATTTGAGTCAAAAAGAAAACCATGGTATATGTATCTCACAGCATTAGGCAACCATATTAATTGGCTCTATACACACTCTATCGATGTGGCTCTTCTTTCCCTAATGATGGCTATAGAGTCGGGAGTTTCTCAAAGATCCCTTTGGGATCTTGGGGTGGGGGGGATTCTTCACGACGTTGGAAAATTGCTTATTCCTAAAAAAATTATACAAAAGCGGACAGAACTAAGTGATATAGAAAAGGACATTCTCCGGCAACACTGTGAATTAGGTGTAGAATGCACCACGGATTGTGCATTTCCGATATTAAGTCAGGACATAATAGCACAGCATCATGAAAGATTAGATGGAAGCGGATATCCGAATCAGCTGCAAGAGGGCCAAATTAATGAATATGTAAAAATCGTTATGATTGCTGATGCATTCGATACGATAACGGCAGGAAGACCATATAGAAAGACAGTGGAGGTGGAGGAAGCATTAGCCTATTTGGAAGATCAGGAGGGGGCATTTTCGAGGATGTATCTGGAGACTTTAAAGAACATCTTAGTCAGACCCTAA
- a CDS encoding Na/Pi cotransporter family protein: protein MDVQTMLFHFLGGLGLFLYGIKSMSDGLQAVAGDRLRVILEKGTKTPLRGVLTGLIVTGLIQSSSGTTVLTVGLVNAGLLNLRQAIGIIMGANIGTTVTAYLIGIKLEDYALPIIAVGVLILFFIKNKRLTYFGQVLLGFGLLFYGMSIMGDGLGPLKESAYFIGLMSNVDNNPLLGVLIGTVFTCIVQSSSATIGVLQELANQGVVTYQQAVPILFGDNIGTTITALLAGIGASVSARRAAATHFLFNFIGTFIFLPLTILGIFPLMVEQFTNFIAFLIPGGGGWETLAIKMKIAQTHGLFNMTNTLMQLPFVGVLAAIVTKLIPEKDEVVVDANAQYLDRRFFGNPSVALANASREVMHMGKVAGQAVDNAMNYFFKRQSANRQYVIQMESATDRLENQITEYVLKATSGTNLTKEQSDQRYRVLQVIGDMERVGDHSVNLIELTDYALENKVKFSEEAQKDLMEMFANVQDIYQASLDALQKNDVELAKKVLEYDDVIDEMEAKLRDGHIHRLNEGTCNGSYGAVFLNIISNLERIGDHSVNIAKYAMAEPKHKLT, encoded by the coding sequence ATGGATGTACAAACCATGCTATTTCACTTCCTTGGTGGCTTAGGTCTTTTTTTGTACGGTATCAAGTCTATGTCCGATGGGCTGCAGGCAGTGGCTGGCGACAGACTCCGTGTCATATTGGAAAAAGGAACAAAAACACCGCTTCGAGGAGTGCTTACCGGACTTATTGTCACCGGGCTTATTCAAAGCAGCAGCGGTACGACGGTTCTCACCGTAGGCCTTGTTAATGCGGGCTTATTAAACCTGCGGCAAGCCATTGGCATCATTATGGGGGCCAATATTGGTACCACTGTGACGGCCTATCTCATCGGTATCAAGTTGGAAGACTATGCCCTTCCTATTATTGCTGTAGGTGTACTTATCCTTTTCTTTATTAAGAACAAAAGACTTACCTATTTTGGGCAAGTCTTATTAGGCTTTGGTTTACTCTTTTATGGTATGAGTATTATGGGAGACGGACTGGGCCCGCTCAAAGAGTCTGCGTACTTTATTGGTTTGATGAGCAATGTGGATAATAATCCCCTTTTAGGTGTGCTCATCGGCACCGTATTCACCTGCATCGTCCAAAGCAGCTCCGCTACCATCGGAGTGCTGCAGGAATTGGCCAATCAAGGGGTAGTGACTTATCAACAAGCGGTTCCCATCCTCTTTGGGGATAATATCGGAACCACCATCACAGCTCTTCTGGCAGGAATCGGTGCTTCCGTATCCGCTCGTCGGGCGGCTGCCACTCATTTTTTGTTTAATTTTATAGGGACGTTTATCTTCCTGCCCCTCACGATTTTGGGTATTTTTCCCTTAATGGTTGAACAGTTTACGAATTTCATCGCCTTCCTGATTCCCGGTGGGGGAGGGTGGGAAACCTTGGCGATCAAAATGAAAATAGCTCAGACCCATGGTTTATTCAATATGACCAATACCCTGATGCAACTGCCCTTTGTAGGAGTATTAGCGGCTATCGTGACTAAGCTTATCCCGGAGAAGGATGAAGTGGTTGTGGATGCCAATGCTCAATATCTGGACCGGCGCTTCTTCGGCAATCCTTCTGTAGCTTTGGCCAATGCCAGCCGGGAGGTCATGCACATGGGCAAGGTGGCCGGACAAGCTGTGGACAACGCTATGAACTATTTCTTTAAGCGGCAGAGTGCAAACCGGCAATATGTGATTCAAATGGAAAGTGCCACAGACCGTTTAGAGAACCAGATCACCGAGTATGTTCTGAAAGCCACCTCCGGAACGAACCTGACCAAGGAACAGTCGGATCAGCGATATCGGGTGCTGCAGGTTATCGGGGATATGGAACGGGTAGGAGACCACTCAGTAAACCTCATCGAACTTACAGACTATGCCTTGGAGAATAAAGTTAAATTTTCGGAAGAGGCTCAAAAGGATCTCATGGAGATGTTTGCAAATGTCCAGGATATTTATCAGGCTTCTTTAGATGCTCTTCAAAAAAATGATGTGGAACTGGCGAAAAAGGTTCTGGAATATGATGATGTCATTGATGAAATGGAAGCCAAATTGCGGGATGGTCATATTCATCGCCTCAATGAAGGAACATGTAACGGCAGCTATGGGGCAGTCTTTTTAAATATCATCAGCAATTTAGAGCGTATCGGCGATCATTCCGTGAATATCGCAAAATATGCTATGGCAGAGCCTAAGCATAAATTGACTTGA
- the speB gene encoding agmatinase, which yields MSKETLMKMTESPGVFMGGETPYEEADAVILGIPMDYTVSFRPGTRLGPLSIRNVSIGIEEYSVYLDKDLSDYAYCDCGDLSLPFGNVEKSLQVIEAAARQVVEDGKFPIFLGGEHLVTYPLLKPFIEKYPELRVVHFDAHADLRTDYSGEPNSHATVMRKISEALGPHRVYQFGIRSGTREEFLFAKEHNHLVVEEVLEPLKAVLPELKGKPVYVTLDIDVVDPAFAPGTGTQEAGGCTSREIIKAVHALSELDVVGFDLVEVSPLMDTSERTALLAAKIVREAILSFVK from the coding sequence ATGTCCAAGGAGACGCTCATGAAGATGACAGAAAGCCCCGGTGTGTTTATGGGAGGAGAAACCCCTTATGAAGAGGCTGACGCGGTAATTTTGGGGATTCCTATGGATTATACGGTGAGTTTTCGCCCGGGTACCCGTTTGGGCCCCCTGAGTATCCGCAATGTCTCCATCGGGATTGAGGAATATAGTGTGTATCTGGATAAGGATCTCTCTGATTATGCTTATTGCGATTGTGGAGATTTAAGCCTGCCCTTTGGCAATGTTGAAAAATCTTTGCAAGTGATCGAAGCCGCTGCCCGGCAGGTGGTAGAAGACGGGAAATTTCCCATTTTCTTAGGGGGAGAACACCTGGTTACCTATCCTTTGCTTAAACCCTTCATTGAGAAGTATCCTGAGCTCCGGGTGGTGCATTTTGACGCCCATGCCGATTTGCGTACAGATTACTCCGGTGAGCCTAATTCCCATGCTACGGTGATGCGCAAAATCTCGGAAGCTCTGGGGCCCCACCGGGTCTACCAGTTTGGCATACGCTCCGGAACCCGGGAGGAATTCCTTTTTGCTAAGGAACACAATCATTTGGTGGTAGAAGAGGTTTTGGAGCCCCTCAAGGCTGTCCTGCCGGAGCTTAAAGGGAAGCCGGTCTATGTGACGCTAGATATTGATGTGGTGGATCCGGCCTTTGCCCCAGGCACTGGGACTCAGGAAGCCGGTGGATGTACTTCCCGGGAAATCATCAAAGCCGTTCATGCCCTCAGTGAGCTGGATGTGGTGGGCTTTGATCTGGTGGAAGTATCCCCTCTTATGGACACCAGTGAGCGTACGGCTCTTTTAGCAGCGAAGATCGTAAGGGAAGCAATTTTGAGTTTTGTAAAATAA
- a CDS encoding type II restriction enzyme, with translation MSEHPKSQNDQAWESLFKKYDILSRIEAEGKFTISASQIKEYREPRLMAKFDHNINLPRIFARNKLAILPISRGDYIISHFEAYQTFQIVDTTVTRVSLPPNLQSLSASHIPSEAIAVNCALASGMLADFLEEETLYATVSGRMGSGQFDFTIRNLRTQCPTEVAVSNSQIEIDAALEGVHSLSLLEAKRDLAEDFLVRQLYYPFRVWSSRVTKQVRPIFLVYSNGVFSLYEYEFQDPNAYNSLVLVKHKNYSIEDTAIGADDLHDVAEGTQLLQEPEIPFPQANSFERVINICELLSTQELSREQVTEEYAFDIRQTNYYTDAARYLGLVEKRYEEGRKPVYSLSSRGKRIMQLSYQQRQLAFCEAILQHRVFRETFKLYMENGSLPDQNTIVSIMQQSDLYQIGSMSTFVRRSTTVSGWLNWILGLIGEEH, from the coding sequence ATAAGTGAACACCCTAAAAGCCAAAACGATCAGGCCTGGGAATCCTTGTTCAAAAAATATGATATATTATCCCGGATCGAAGCCGAAGGGAAATTTACTATTTCTGCGTCACAGATCAAGGAATACCGTGAACCACGGTTAATGGCCAAGTTTGATCATAATATCAATTTGCCCCGGATATTTGCCAGGAATAAATTAGCGATACTGCCTATATCCCGCGGCGACTATATCATCTCTCATTTTGAGGCTTATCAGACTTTTCAAATCGTGGATACCACAGTGACCCGCGTGTCCTTGCCGCCGAATCTGCAAAGTCTCAGCGCCAGCCATATCCCCAGTGAGGCTATCGCTGTTAATTGCGCTCTGGCCTCGGGAATGCTGGCGGATTTTTTAGAGGAAGAGACGCTTTATGCCACTGTGTCAGGACGTATGGGATCGGGACAGTTTGACTTTACGATTCGGAACTTAAGGACGCAGTGCCCGACAGAGGTTGCCGTAAGCAATTCTCAAATTGAAATCGATGCGGCTCTTGAGGGTGTTCACAGTCTCTCTTTGCTGGAGGCCAAAAGAGATCTGGCGGAAGATTTTCTGGTCCGTCAACTCTATTATCCCTTCAGAGTCTGGAGCAGCCGGGTTACGAAACAAGTCAGACCCATATTTCTAGTCTACTCAAATGGTGTTTTCAGTTTATATGAATATGAGTTTCAGGATCCTAATGCTTATAATTCCTTGGTATTGGTGAAACATAAAAATTATTCCATCGAAGATACAGCCATAGGGGCAGATGATTTACATGATGTCGCTGAGGGGACACAACTTTTGCAGGAACCGGAGATTCCTTTCCCTCAGGCCAACAGTTTTGAGCGGGTTATCAATATCTGTGAACTGCTGAGCACTCAGGAGCTTAGCCGTGAGCAGGTGACCGAAGAATATGCCTTTGATATCCGCCAAACCAATTACTATACTGATGCAGCCAGATATTTGGGCTTAGTTGAAAAACGCTATGAAGAGGGGCGCAAGCCGGTTTATTCATTAAGCTCCCGGGGCAAGCGCATCATGCAGCTGAGTTATCAGCAAAGGCAGCTGGCCTTTTGCGAGGCTATACTGCAGCATCGCGTCTTCAGGGAAACCTTTAAGCTTTATATGGAAAATGGTTCTCTGCCGGACCAAAACACGATAGTGAGCATCATGCAGCAATCCGACCTTTATCAGATCGGGAGTATGAGCACGTTTGTAAGAAGGTCAACGACTGTCAGCGGCTGGCTTAACTGGATACTGGGGTTGATCGGGGAAGAGCATTAA
- a CDS encoding glycosyltransferase family 2 protein: MDFMSGVTGSHLFNMIMIPVQLIIIFMTFYYFVLSMFGLFRRPDKKVLEPEKSFALVVAAHNEEAVIGPLVDNLLNLDYPKELYDVFVVADNCTDKTALIAKNAGALVHQRFNNEKRGKGYALEWMFHRLFKLERHYDAVIIFDADNLVNETFLVEMNSKLCQGHQIVQCYLDSKNPYDTWVTNTFSITFWLSNRLLQLARYNTGFLNNVLGGTGMCISTKVLKDLGWGATSLTEDLEFTMKALISGIKTTWAHDAIVYDEKPLTFIQAWNQRKRWAQGQVDVAGRYFFPLIYKAFKERKLMYFDAAVHLFQPALVMIATFFMFVNLISGLQSSYTQVFNVVMPWSGWQILSAFSLVFPVAALALERLPWRAYAGLILYPVFIYSWIPIVFLGFVNRKDKSWSHTKHTRSIKYDDVVKEKKVSSS, encoded by the coding sequence ATGGATTTTATGTCTGGTGTTACCGGTTCTCACTTGTTCAATATGATCATGATTCCAGTACAGTTGATCATCATTTTTATGACATTTTACTATTTTGTGTTGTCCATGTTTGGTTTGTTTCGCAGACCGGACAAAAAGGTTTTGGAACCGGAGAAGAGCTTTGCTCTGGTAGTGGCTGCTCATAATGAAGAGGCGGTCATCGGGCCTTTAGTGGATAATTTGTTGAATCTGGACTATCCGAAAGAACTTTACGATGTTTTTGTCGTCGCAGATAACTGCACCGACAAAACGGCCTTAATCGCCAAAAACGCCGGGGCCTTGGTCCATCAACGTTTTAATAATGAAAAACGGGGAAAGGGCTATGCTCTGGAGTGGATGTTCCATCGTTTGTTTAAGCTGGAACGACACTATGACGCCGTCATTATTTTTGACGCGGATAATCTGGTCAATGAGACCTTTTTAGTCGAAATGAACAGCAAACTTTGTCAGGGTCACCAAATTGTTCAGTGTTATCTGGATTCAAAGAATCCCTATGATACCTGGGTCACCAACACCTTCTCGATTACCTTCTGGCTTTCCAACAGGCTTTTGCAGCTGGCCCGCTATAATACCGGCTTTCTCAATAATGTGTTGGGCGGAACCGGTATGTGTATCTCCACCAAGGTGTTGAAGGATCTTGGCTGGGGAGCGACCTCCCTTACTGAAGACTTAGAGTTTACTATGAAAGCGCTGATCAGCGGCATCAAGACGACTTGGGCACATGACGCCATTGTCTATGATGAGAAGCCCCTGACCTTTATCCAAGCCTGGAATCAACGAAAACGCTGGGCTCAGGGTCAAGTGGATGTGGCAGGCCGGTATTTCTTCCCCCTGATTTATAAGGCGTTCAAGGAACGGAAGCTCATGTACTTTGATGCGGCGGTTCATTTGTTCCAACCGGCTTTGGTTATGATCGCCACATTCTTTATGTTTGTTAATCTGATTTCCGGCCTTCAATCCTCCTATACTCAAGTCTTTAACGTGGTTATGCCTTGGTCGGGCTGGCAGATTCTTTCCGCATTTTCCCTGGTCTTCCCTGTGGCTGCCTTGGCTCTGGAACGCCTGCCTTGGCGTGCTTATGCAGGGTTGATCCTATACCCCGTATTTATCTACAGCTGGATTCCTATCGTCTTTCTGGGCTTTGTCAACCGCAAGGATAAATCATGGTCCCATACCAAGCACACTCGCTCCATCAAATATGATGATGTGGTGAAAGAGAAGAAGGTTTCATCCAGCTAG
- the speE gene encoding polyamine aminopropyltransferase, whose translation MELWYTEEHTENVRFSIKVDRQLYSGQSEFQRIDVFESKEFGTFFTLDGLMMVTQKDEFIYHDMIVHVPMATNPQIKDVLVIGAGDGGTVRELTRYDSIVNIDMVEIDKLVVDVCKEYLPQTACKLEDPRVRLFFEDGLRFIRTKENSYDLIIVDSTDPFGPGEGLFTKEFYGNCYKALKDDGILVNQHESPYYETYAQNMGRAHQRIKEFFPVCRVYQAHIPTYPSGHWLFGFASKKYDPLIDIDEQAWNDLGIKTQYYNTEIHKGCFALPNYVKEQLADAVE comes from the coding sequence ATGGAATTATGGTATACAGAAGAGCATACGGAAAACGTTCGCTTTTCGATTAAGGTGGATCGGCAGCTTTATTCAGGACAGAGTGAGTTTCAAAGGATCGATGTCTTTGAATCCAAAGAGTTTGGCACCTTTTTTACCCTGGATGGCTTGATGATGGTGACCCAAAAGGATGAATTTATTTATCACGATATGATTGTTCATGTTCCCATGGCGACCAACCCCCAAATTAAAGATGTTTTGGTCATCGGGGCCGGGGATGGGGGAACCGTCCGCGAACTGACCCGCTATGACTCTATCGTCAACATTGACATGGTGGAAATTGATAAACTGGTGGTGGATGTCTGTAAAGAGTATCTGCCCCAGACGGCTTGCAAGCTGGAGGATCCGCGGGTTCGTTTGTTCTTTGAGGATGGCTTGAGATTTATCCGGACTAAAGAAAACAGCTATGATCTGATTATTGTAGACTCGACGGATCCCTTTGGTCCGGGGGAAGGTCTGTTTACAAAAGAGTTTTATGGCAACTGCTATAAAGCCCTCAAGGATGATGGCATCCTGGTGAATCAGCATGAGAGCCCTTATTATGAAACCTATGCCCAGAACATGGGCCGGGCTCACCAAAGGATCAAAGAATTTTTCCCCGTCTGCCGGGTCTATCAAGCTCATATTCCCACCTATCCTTCCGGACACTGGCTTTTCGGCTTTGCTTCGAAAAAGTATGACCCCTTGATCGATATAGACGAGCAGGCCTGGAACGACTTAGGGATTAAAACTCAATACTATAACACGGAGATCCATAAAGGCTGCTTTGCTCTCCCCAATTATGTCAAAGAACAGCTGGCCGATGCGGTGGAATAA
- a CDS encoding tyrosine-type recombinase/integrase, translated as MTVEPIRDKAQIRTLYNHLNQSHPKYAMIFKFGINTGLRISDIITLKVSDIYGSKKQFKDYLVLTEQKTGKLKKIKLNDTLRKALNIYIHKQNLELMDYLFPSQKGGYIGRIQTYRVLKHSALALGIENFGTHSLRKTWGYWTYKLSQYNIGLVMDIFNHSSQSVTLRYIGINQDQRDQLYDIVQL; from the coding sequence ATGACGGTTGAACCAATTCGAGATAAAGCACAAATACGAACATTGTATAACCATCTTAATCAATCTCATCCTAAATATGCTATGATCTTTAAATTTGGAATTAATACAGGATTGCGGATCAGCGACATCATCACACTTAAGGTTTCCGATATTTACGGTAGCAAGAAGCAGTTTAAAGATTACTTGGTTTTAACAGAACAAAAAACTGGGAAATTAAAAAAAATTAAATTGAATGATACTTTGCGAAAAGCATTGAATATTTATATCCATAAGCAAAACTTGGAACTAATGGACTATTTATTTCCGAGTCAAAAAGGGGGCTATATAGGCAGAATTCAGACATACCGGGTATTAAAACATTCCGCCCTTGCATTAGGCATAGAGAATTTCGGAACACATAGTCTTAGAAAAACATGGGGTTATTGGACATATAAACTATCTCAGTATAATATAGGTCTAGTCATGGATATTTTTAATCATAGTTCACAGAGTGTTACTTTGCGTTATATTGGTATTAATCAAGACCAGAGAGATCAATTGTACGATATAGTTCAACTTTAA
- a CDS encoding DNA adenine methylase: MHKDRLVAPVVKWVGGKRQLLEDLTPLFPKRVMSYCEPFCGGGAVLFKLQPDTAWVNDINSELIRMYEVIRDDVEELIRALGEHPNEEEHFYRVRDWDRDKEKYGNLSKVQKAARVIYLNKTCYNGLFRVNNAGEFNTPFGHYKNPNIVNEHTLRAVSAYFQRAQITFSSTDYAEVLAGVAKGTFVYLDPPYDPVSSTANFTGYAKGGFDRAEQIRLRECCDELDRRGIKFMLSNSATEFIKEQYGAYQITIVKAKRAINSNAAKRGQIDEVVVRNYK; the protein is encoded by the coding sequence ATGCATAAGGATCGGCTGGTTGCGCCTGTTGTAAAATGGGTTGGGGGTAAACGCCAACTTTTAGAGGATCTGACTCCTTTATTTCCTAAAAGAGTCATGTCATATTGTGAGCCTTTTTGCGGTGGTGGAGCGGTTCTGTTTAAATTACAGCCGGATACCGCCTGGGTAAATGATATCAATAGTGAACTTATCCGGATGTATGAAGTGATCCGGGATGATGTGGAAGAGCTGATTAGGGCACTAGGCGAGCATCCCAATGAAGAAGAGCATTTTTATCGTGTCAGGGACTGGGACCGGGATAAAGAAAAATACGGGAATTTGAGCAAAGTGCAGAAAGCGGCCCGGGTTATCTATTTGAATAAGACCTGTTACAATGGCTTGTTCAGAGTGAACAATGCCGGGGAATTCAATACGCCTTTTGGTCATTACAAAAACCCCAATATTGTGAATGAGCACACCTTAAGAGCGGTCAGCGCCTATTTTCAGAGAGCGCAGATCACCTTCAGCAGCACGGATTATGCGGAAGTCCTGGCCGGTGTTGCCAAAGGGACCTTCGTTTATCTGGACCCACCCTATGATCCTGTTTCCAGCACAGCCAATTTTACCGGCTATGCTAAAGGCGGATTTGACCGGGCTGAGCAGATCAGGCTGCGGGAATGCTGTGATGAACTTGATCGGCGGGGAATCAAGTTTATGCTTTCCAATTCGGCGACGGAATTTATCAAGGAGCAATATGGGGCCTATCAGATAACCATCGTGAAAGCAAAACGCGCTATCAATTCCAATGCAGCCAAGAGAGGGCAAATAGACGAAGTGGTGGTGAGGAATTATAAGTGA
- a CDS encoding aminotransferase class I/II-fold pyridoxal phosphate-dependent enzyme — protein sequence MPSLRQSKAPVYEALLKYKSMRVVPFDVPGHKQGRGNPELTEFLGEKCLSVDVNSMKPLDNLGHPVSVIKEGEELAAEAFGAHHAFFMVNGTTSAVQAMVMSACKLGEKIIMPRNVHRSAINALIISGAIPVYVNPGVNKELGIPLGMSVADVRKAIKENPDAKAILVNNPTYYGICSDLKTITELAHEHSMLVLVDEAHGTHFYFGENMPISAMAAGADMAAVSMHKTGGSLTQSSFLLIGKRLNVGRVRHMINLTQTTSASYLLLSSLDISRRNLALNGQRIFDKALYLANYGRDEVNKLGGYYAFGKELNNGDSVYDFDCTKLSIHTRDIGLAGIEVYDILRDDYGIQIEFGDIGNILAIISVGDRALALERLVSALAEIKRRYQRDKTGMFDHEYINPVVVMGPQQAFYAQQRSLPIQESKGKVSGEFVMAYPPGIPILAPGEKITEDIIDYIAYSKAKGCFLTGTEDMDIENIKVVEE from the coding sequence ATGCCTTCACTACGACAAAGCAAGGCTCCTGTCTATGAGGCGCTGCTCAAATATAAATCCATGCGTGTGGTGCCTTTTGATGTGCCCGGGCATAAACAGGGGAGAGGAAACCCTGAATTGACGGAGTTTCTGGGTGAGAAATGTCTGTCCGTAGATGTCAACTCCATGAAACCATTGGATAACCTTGGCCACCCCGTTTCGGTGATCAAGGAAGGGGAAGAATTGGCTGCCGAAGCTTTTGGAGCTCATCATGCTTTTTTTATGGTGAATGGAACCACCTCAGCGGTACAAGCTATGGTCATGAGCGCTTGCAAGCTGGGTGAGAAAATCATCATGCCCCGCAACGTTCATCGCAGTGCCATTAACGCTCTCATCATCAGCGGGGCTATTCCGGTGTATGTCAATCCTGGTGTCAATAAGGAACTGGGTATCCCCTTAGGAATGTCTGTGGCTGATGTCAGAAAAGCCATCAAGGAAAATCCGGACGCTAAAGCTATTCTGGTTAATAATCCAACCTATTATGGGATTTGTTCCGATTTGAAGACCATCACTGAGCTGGCCCATGAACACAGTATGCTGGTCTTAGTGGATGAGGCCCATGGCACCCATTTTTATTTTGGCGAAAATATGCCCATCAGTGCTATGGCAGCGGGAGCGGATATGGCGGCGGTCAGCATGCATAAAACGGGGGGCAGTCTTACCCAAAGCTCTTTCCTGTTGATCGGCAAACGCTTGAATGTGGGACGGGTTCGGCATATGATTAATCTAACCCAGACCACCAGCGCTTCCTATCTGCTGTTATCCTCCCTGGACATTTCGCGGCGCAACTTAGCCTTAAACGGCCAGCGTATCTTTGACAAGGCACTCTATCTGGCTAATTATGGCCGTGATGAAGTCAATAAGCTGGGGGGCTATTATGCGTTTGGCAAAGAGCTGAACAATGGGGATTCGGTCTACGATTTTGACTGCACCAAGCTCTCCATTCACACCCGGGATATCGGGCTGGCCGGCATCGAGGTCTATGACATCCTGCGGGATGACTATGGGATTCAGATCGAATTCGGCGATATCGGCAACATTCTGGCTATTATATCCGTGGGGGATCGGGCTCTTGCTTTGGAGCGTCTGGTCTCGGCTTTGGCGGAGATTAAACGGCGCTATCAGCGGGATAAAACGGGCATGTTTGATCATGAGTATATTAACCCTGTGGTGGTCATGGGACCCCAGCAGGCTTTTTATGCCCAGCAGCGCTCCCTGCCCATCCAGGAAAGCAAAGGTAAGGTCAGCGGGGAATTCGTCATGGCTTATCCTCCGGGTATACCGATCTTGGCTCCAGGGGAAAAAATCACGGAGGATATTATTGACTATATCGCTTATTCTAAGGCTAAAGGCTGTTTCCTGACCGGAACAGAGGATATGGACATTGAAAATATCAAAGTCGTGGAGGAATAG